A window of the Synechococcus sp. M16.1 genome harbors these coding sequences:
- the psbD gene encoding photosystem II D2 protein (photosystem q(a) protein) gives MTIAVGRAPQRGWFDVLDDWLKRDRFVFVGWSGILLLPTAYLAIGGWLTGTTFVTSWYTHGIASSYLEGCNFLTAAVSTPADAMGHSLLLLWGPEAQGDFVRWCQLGGLWAFVALHGAFALIGFMLRQFEIARLVGIRPYNAIAFSGPIAVFVSVFLMYPLGQSSWFFAPSFGVAAIFRFLLFLQGFHNWTLNPFHMMGVAGILGGALLCAIHGATVENTLFEDGEQANTFKAFEPTQEEETYSMVTANRFWSQIFGIAFSNKRWLHFFMLFVPVMGLWTSSIGIIGLALNLRAYDFVSQEIRAAEDPEFETFYTKNILLNEGLRAWMAPADQPHENFVFPEEVLPRGNAL, from the coding sequence ATGACGATCGCTGTAGGACGCGCGCCACAGCGGGGATGGTTTGACGTCCTCGATGACTGGCTCAAGCGCGACCGCTTCGTTTTTGTCGGCTGGTCCGGCATCCTTCTTCTCCCAACGGCCTACCTGGCCATCGGTGGCTGGCTGACAGGCACCACCTTTGTTACCTCCTGGTACACCCACGGCATTGCCTCCTCGTACCTGGAAGGTTGCAACTTCCTGACCGCTGCTGTGTCCACCCCCGCTGATGCGATGGGTCACAGCCTGCTGCTGCTCTGGGGCCCTGAAGCCCAGGGCGACTTCGTTCGCTGGTGTCAGCTCGGCGGCCTCTGGGCCTTCGTGGCCCTGCACGGCGCCTTCGCACTGATCGGTTTCATGCTCCGTCAGTTCGAGATCGCTCGTCTGGTCGGCATCCGCCCCTACAACGCCATCGCCTTCTCCGGTCCGATTGCGGTGTTCGTCAGCGTCTTCCTGATGTACCCCCTCGGCCAGAGCAGCTGGTTCTTCGCGCCATCCTTCGGTGTGGCTGCGATCTTCCGCTTCCTTCTCTTCCTCCAGGGCTTCCACAACTGGACCCTGAACCCCTTCCACATGATGGGTGTCGCCGGCATCCTCGGCGGTGCACTCCTCTGCGCCATTCACGGCGCCACCGTGGAAAACACCCTGTTTGAGGACGGTGAGCAGGCCAACACCTTCAAGGCGTTCGAGCCCACTCAGGAAGAAGAGACCTATTCCATGGTCACCGCCAACCGCTTCTGGAGTCAGATCTTCGGTATCGCCTTCTCCAACAAGCGCTGGCTGCACTTCTTCATGCTGTTCGTGCCTGTGATGGGCCTGTGGACCAGCTCCATCGGCATCATCGGCCTGGCCCTCAACCTGCGCGCCTATGACTTCGTGTCACAGGAAATCCGCGCTGCAGAAGATCCCGAATTTGAGACCTTCTACACCAAGAACATCCTTCTGAATGAAGGTCTGCGTGCCTGGATGGCACCGGCTGACCAGCCGCACGAAAACTTCGTCTTCCCTGAAGAGGTTCTGCCCCGTGGTAACGCTCTCTAA